In Oncorhynchus clarkii lewisi isolate Uvic-CL-2024 chromosome 2, UVic_Ocla_1.0, whole genome shotgun sequence, one DNA window encodes the following:
- the LOC139421001 gene encoding ras-related protein Rab-13, with protein MAKKYDFLFKLLLIGDSGVGKTCLIIRFAEDNFNSTYISTIGIDFKVKTIDVEGKKVKLQVWDTAGQERFKTITTAYYRGAMGIILVYDITDEKSYENIQNWMKSIKENASAGVSRMLLANKCDIEAKRKVSKETGEKLAKDHGIRFFETSAKASINVDESFMALARDILLKSSKKPGPTGREVKITNAEKKSSKCLLL; from the exons ATGGCGAAGAAGTACGACTTCCTTTTCAAATTATTACTCATCGGAGATAGTGGAGTGGGGAAAACATGTCTGATTATTCGATTTGCTGAGGACAACTTCAACTCAACCTACATATCAACTATCG GCATCGACTTTAAAGTAAAGACAATAGACGTGGAGGGAAAGAAAGTCAAACTGCAAGTCTG GGACACAGCAGGGCAGGAGAGGTTTAAGACCAtcactacagcctactacagaggAGCTATG GGCATCATCCTGGTGTATGACATCACAGACGAGAAGTCCTACGAGAACATTCAGAACTGGATGAAGAGCATCAAGGAG AATGCATCAGCGGGGGTCAGCCGGATGTTGCTAGCTAACAAGTGTGACATTGAGGCCAAGAGGAAGGTATCCAAGGAAACGGGGGAAAAG CTGGCAAAGGATCATGGGATCAGATTCTTTGAGACCAGTGCAAAGGCCAGCATCAATGTTGATGAG TCTTTTATGGCTTTGGCTCGAGATATTCTACTGAAGTCCAGCAAGAAGCCGGGCCCCACAGGTCGCGAGGTCAAAATCACCAACGCTGAGAAGAAATCCTCCAAATGTCTCCTACTGTAG
- the LOC139420995 gene encoding small ribosomal subunit protein eS27-like — protein MATKHFRPLRLGPVHLLTINFRLILLFGNGYKLANMPLAKDLLHPTSEEEKRSHKKKRLVQSPNSYFMDVKCPGCYKITTVFSHAQTVVLCVGCSTVLCQPTGGKARLTEGCSFRRKQH, from the exons ATGGCGACAAAACACTTCCGGCCACTGCGCCTCGGCCCCGTTCATTTATTAACTATCAACTTCCGGTTGATCCTTCTTTTCGGCAACGGCTACAAACTCGCCAACATGCCA CTCGCAAAGGACCTGTTGCACCCAACctcagaggaggagaagaggagtcaCAAGAAGAAGCGTCTTGTACAGAGCCCTAACTCGTATTTTATGGACGTCAAATGTCCAG GATGCTATAAGATCACGACAGTGTTCAGTCATGCCCAGACGGTCGTCCTGTGTGTCGGATGCTCCACAGTCCTGTGTCAACCTACAGGGGGTAAAGCACGCCTCACAGAAG GATGCTCATTTAGGAGGAAACAACACTAG